In one Brassica oleracea var. oleracea cultivar TO1000 chromosome C9, BOL, whole genome shotgun sequence genomic region, the following are encoded:
- the LOC106313809 gene encoding probable copper-transporting ATPase HMA5, protein MALTSIGEETYSARHPLLQKNKFGGGCRSSSEEEATSKAVFRVVGMTCSACAGPVEEAIKRLRGIHEAVIDVLNNQAQVLFNPNFVNLEKICETIQDAGFEASLIENEANETSIKVCRIRINGMTCSSCSSTIERVLRVTNGVQRAHVSLALEEAEVHYDRRLGDHDKLLDEIESAGFEALLISTGEDLSKIDLKIVGECVDESIKTLLEALPGVQSVEFHHGTDKIISVLYKHDVTGPRSFIRVFGRTKLKATIFSAGEEGRESQRQVEIKKYYKSFIWSLVFTVPVFLTAMVFMYIPWINHLLMFKVINMLNTGEIIRCVLATPVQFLIGWRFYYGSYKALRRGSANMDVLIALGTNAAYFYSLYSVLRAASSPGFKGEDFFETSSMLITFILLGKYLEVMAKGKTSDAISKLMKLTPDTAILLSLDSEGQVTGEEEIDGRLIQKNDVIKILPGVKVASDGYVVWGKSHVDESMMTGEANLVAKRKGDTVIGGTLNANGVLHVKVTRVGSESALAQIIRLVESAQLAKAPVQKLADTISKFFVPLVISFSLLTWLVWFFAGKLHWYSESWIPASMDRFELALQFGISVMVVACPCALGLATPTAVMVGTGVGASQGVLIKGGQALERAHMVNCIVFDKTGTLTMGKPVVVKTKLLKNMTLGEFYELVAATEVNSEHPLAKAIVNHAKKFRDDEENPAWPQAHEFLSITGNGVKATVKGREVMVGNKNLMSQHGVYIPEDAEEMLAEAEEMAQTGILVSVNRELTGLLAVSDPLKPSARAAISILKSMNIASIMVTGDNWGTANAIAREVGIDSVMAEAKPKQKAEKVKELQASGHVVAMVGDGINDAPALVAADVGIAIGAGTDIAIEAADIVLMKSNLEDVITAIDLSKKTFSRIRLNYVWALGYNLIGIPIAAGVLFPWTHLRLPPWFAGAAMAASSVSVVCSSLLLKNYKRPKMLDNLEICEVLVERV, encoded by the exons ATGGCGCTCACATCCATTGGGGAAGAGACGTACAGTGCACGGCATCCTTTGCTGCAAAAAAACAAGTTCGGCGGCGGATGCAGATCATCGTCAGAAGAGGAGGCCACTTCCAAGGCAGTGTTCCGCGTCGTCGGGATGACTTGTTCTGCTTGCGCTGGACCCGTCGAGGAGGCTATTAAGCGGCTCCGAGGGATTCATGAAGCTGTCATTGACGTGCTGAACAATCAAGCTCAAGTCCTTTTCAACCCTAACTTTGTCAACCTGGAGAAAATTTGTGAGACTATTCAAGATGCTGGATTCGAAGCATCACTGATAGAAAACGAGGCTAATGAGACGTCCATAAAAGTATGCCGGATAAGAATAAACGGAATGACATGTAGCTCATGTTCTTCGACCATAGAACGAGTTCTGCGAGTAACTAACGGTGTACAAAGAGCCCATGTTTCCCTAGCACTTGAAGAAGCCGAAGTTCATTATGATCGGAGACTAGGTGACCATGACAAACTACTGGACGAGATAGAAAGCGCTGGATTTGAAGCCCTACTTATAAGCACAGGCGAGGATTTGAGCAAGATTGATTTAAAGATTGTTGGTGAGTGTGTTGATGAATCCATCAAAACATTACTTGAAGCTCTTCCTGGAGTTCAAAGTGTGGAGTTCCATCATGGAACAGATAAGATCATATCCGTGTTGTACAAACATGATGTGACCGGGCCAAGGAGTTTCATTAGGGTCTTTGGTCGGACCAAACTCAAAGCGACAATATTCTCTGCGGGAGAGGAAGGCAGAGAGTCTCAGAGGCAAGTGGAGATTAAGAAGTACTATAAGTCGTTTATTTGGAGTCTGGTTTTTACTGTACCAGTGTTCTTGACAGCCATGGTGTTTATGTACATCCCTTGGATTAATCATTTGCTGATGTTCAAGGTCATCAATATGCTCAACACTGGAGAAATCATAAGGTGTGTTTTGGCTACTCCTGTCCAGTTTTTAATAGGTTGGAGGTTTTATTATGGCTCTTACAAAGCTTTACGCCGAGGATCTGCTAACATGGATGTCTTGATAGCTCTGGGAACAAACGCAGCTTATTTCTACTCATTGTATTCAGTGTTGAGAGCTGCATCCTCTCCTGGTTTCAAGGGAGAAGATTTCTTTGAAACTAGTTCCATGCTCATCACTTTTATCTTGCTAGGCAAGTATCTGGAGGTTATGGCTAAAGGGAAAACTTCTGATGCAATCTCAAAGCTTATGAAGTTAACACCGGATACAGCCATATTGTTGAGTTTGGACAGTGAAGGGCAAGTGACTGGTGAAGAAGAGATTGATGGTCGGTTGATACAGAAGAACGATGTTATCAAGATCCTTCCTGGTGTCAAAGTAGCTTCAGATGGTTATGTTGTATGGGGGAAAAGTCATGTGGATGAGAGTATGATGACTGGAGAGGCAAATCTAGTGGCTAAGAGAAAGGGTGATACAGTTATAGGAGGGACTTTGAATGCGAACGGAGTGTTGCACGTTAAGGTTACAAGGGTTGGTTCAGAGAGTGCACTTGCACAGATTATTCGGCTTGTTGAGTCTGCTCAGCTTGCCAAGGCTCCTGTACAAAAGTTGGCTGATACGATCTCCAAATTCTTTGTTCCCCTGGTGATCTCCTTCTCGCTCTTGACTTGGCTTGTGTGGTTCTTTGCTGGTAAGCTCCACTGGTACTCTGAATCTTGGATACCTGCTTCTATGGATAGATTTGAACTAGCTCTTCAGTTTGGGATATCAGTCATGGTTGTAGCCTGCCCCTGTGCTCTTGGGCTGGCTACTCCAACTGCTGTTATGGTTGGCACTGGGGTTGGTGCATCCCAAGGTGTGTTGATAAAGGGTGGTCAAGCCCTAGAAAGGGCTCACATG GTTAACTGCATTGTCTTTGACAAGACAGGAACACTCACGATGGGGAAGCCCGTGGTTGTTAAAACAAAACTGCTGAAAAACATGACACTCGGAGAGTTCTATGAACTTGTTGCCGCAACTGAG GTAAACAGTGAGCATCCTCTAGCAAAGGCCATCGTCAACCATGCCAAGAAATTCAGAGATGATGAAGAGAACCCTGCATGGCCGCAAGCACATGAGTTCTTGTCTATCACTGGAAACGGAGTAAAAGCAACCGTTAAAGGAAGAGAGGTTATGGTGGGAAACAAGAACCTTATGTCTCAGCATGGAGTTTATATTCCAGAGGATGCTGAAGAGATGCTAGCAGAAGCTGAGGAGATGGCTCAGACAGGGATTCTTGTCTCTGTGAACAGAGAACTAACAGGACTCTTGGCTGTCTCGGATCCTCTAAAACCTAGTGCTCGAGCAGCCATCTCCATTTTAAAATCCATGAATATCGCAAGCATCATGGTGACTGGTGACAACTGGGGAACTGCAAATGCCATTGCTCGTGAAGTTGGTATTGACTCTGTTATGGCAGAAGCCAAACCCAAGCAGAAAGCAGAGAAAGTGAAGGAGCTACAG GCTTCGGGTCATGTTGTGGCGATGGTGGGTGATGGAATCAATGATGCCCCTGCCCTTGTGGCGGCTGACGTAGGGATAGCAATTGGGGCAGGGACCGACATAGCCATAGAAGCTGCTGACATAGTTCTGATGAAGAGCAATCTAGAAGACGTGATAACAGCCATTGATCTTTCCAAAAAAACCTTTTCAAGAATCCGTCTCAACTACGTATGGGCTCTCGGGTATAACCTCATAGGGATACCCATTGCTGCAGGAGTGCTTTTCCCGTGGACACATCTCAGGTTGCCTCCGTGGTTTGCTGGTGCTGCAATGGCTGCTTCTTCTGTTAGTGTTGTGTGTTCTTCCCTCTTGTTAAAGAACTACAAGCGGCCAAAGATGCTCGATAATCTGGAGATCTGTGAGGTTCTAGTTGAGCGAGTTTAG
- the LOC106319393 gene encoding probable NADH dehydrogenase [ubiquinone] 1 alpha subcomplex subunit 5, mitochondrial, whose translation MFLRSIGRPLLAKVKQTTGIVGLDVVSNARAVLIDLYTKTLKEIQAVPEDEGYRKAVESFTRHRLNVCKEEEDWEAIEKRLGCGQVEELIEEAQDELTLIGKMIEWDPWGVPDDYECEVIENDAPIPKHVPQHRPGPLPEDFYRTLEGLISESKTKIPAASSTDPLLKE comes from the exons ATGTTCCTTCGGTCAATCGGACGGCCATTATTGGCTAAAGTGAAGCAGACGACGGGAATCGTCGGGCTTGACGTTGTATCGAACGCGAGGGCGGTGCTGATCGATCTCTATACCAAAACCTTGAAGGAGATCCAAGCGGTGCCGGAGGATGAAGGATACCGAAAAGCTGTCGAATCGTTTACGCGCCACCGTCTCAATGTCTGCAAGGAAGAGGAAGACTGGGAGGCAATCGAGAAGCGTCTTGGTTGCGGCCAAGTGGAAGAGCTCATCGAAGAGGCACAAGATGAGCTCACACTCATTGGGAAAATGATCG AATGGGACCCTTGGGGTGTTCCAGATGACTACGAGTGTGAGGTAATTGAGAATGATGCACCGATCCCAAAGCACGTTCCTCAGCACCGACCTGGTCCTCTTCCTGAGGATTTCTACAGAACCCTTGAAGGTCTAATTTCAGAGTCCAAAACAAAAATCCCGGCTGCTAGCTCCACCGATCCCCTGTTGAAGGAGTAA
- the LOC106319392 gene encoding LOW QUALITY PROTEIN: pentatricopeptide repeat-containing protein At5g52850, chloroplastic (The sequence of the model RefSeq protein was modified relative to this genomic sequence to represent the inferred CDS: inserted 2 bases in 1 codon; deleted 1 base in 1 codon), whose amino-acid sequence MRVLGFCLSPSSNKLFNSDDVTIRVXLHEKMTSKVLSNHLQQSCIRILSFCESTTSRIGSHIHCPVIKLSLLDNLNLCNNLLSLYLKTDGILNARKLFDEMPQRTVFAWTVMISSYTKSQELASALSLFEEMLASGTVPNEFTFSSVLRSCAGLRDLNYGAKVHGSVIKTGFLGNSVIGSGLTDMYSKCGKLEEARELFSSCKNGADTISWTMMISSLVEARKWKEALECYSEMIEAGVPPNEFTFVKLLGASSFLGLEFGKVIHSSVIVHGVLLNVVLKTSLVEFYSRFAEMDDSVRVLNSIGEQDVFLWTSVVSGFARNLRAKEAVGTFLQMRGSGLQPDNFTYTAMLSLCSSVQSLDLGKQIHSLTIKVGLEDNTDVGNALLDMYMKCSASEVEALRVFRAMISPNVVSWTTLLLGLVDHGFEQDCFGVLMEMVRLGIEPNVVTLSGVLRACTKLKSVRRVLEIHGYLQRRHVDGEIIVGNSLVDAYASSDKVADAWNVAKSMDKRDTITYTSLVTRFNELAKHEMALSVINHMHGDGIRPDQFSLPGFISASANLGALETGKHLHCYSVKSGYSSSVWVSNSLIDMYAKCGSLEDAKRVFQEIATPDVVSWNGLVSGLASNGCISPALSAFEEMRMKGTEPDSVTFLILLSACSNGRLTEMGLEYFQSMEKIHNIKPQVEHYVHLVDILGRAGRLEEATGVLETMPLRPNALIFKTLLRACRYHGNLSFGEDMANKGLAVAPSDPAFYILLADLYEESGKPELAQKTRSLMSQKGLSKKLGKSSVEVQGKVHRFSSEDVSTVEKTKGKGIYAEIEWIKSEIERSGFTYRGNESASYHSAKQAAVFGLVYTSAQTPVHVVKNKILCKDCHDFVSLITRLADKNITLRDGNQVHVFKNGKCSCKGEEASFVLS is encoded by the exons ATGAGAGTACTTGGGTTCTGTCTTTCTCCAAGCTCCAAC AAATTATTCAACAGCGATGACGTGACCATCAGAGT TCTCCATGAGAAAATGACGAGCAAAGTACTGAGTAATCATCTTCAGCAATCATGCATTCGGATTCTCTCCTTTTGCGAATCGACTACATCTCGCATCGGTTCACACATCCACTGCCCCGTAATCAAGCTGAGTCTTCTAGATAATCTCAACTTATGCAACAATCTTCTGAGTCTTTACTTGAAAACAGATGGAATATTGAACGCCCGTAAACTGTTCGATGAAATGCCGCAGAGAACCGTTTTTGCCTGGACTGTTATGATCTCTTCTTATACCAAAAGCCAAGAGCTTGCGTCCGCGCTTTCATTGTTCGAAGAAATGTTGGCTTCGGGAACAGTTCCGAACGAGTTCACGTTTTCATCAGTGTTAAGATCTTGTGCTGGTTTAAGAGACCTTAACTACGGAGCTAAAGTTCATGGTTCTGTTATAAAGACTGGGTTTTTGGGAAATTCGGTTATAGGAAGCGGCTTGACTGATATGTATTCAAAGTGTGGGAAACTTGAGGAAGCTCGTGAACTGTTTAGTTCTTGTAAGAACGGTGCTGATACCATCTCGTGGACCATGATGATATCTTCTTTAGTTGAAGCTCGTAAATGGAAAGAGGCGTTGGAGTGTTACTCTGAGATGATTGAAGCTGGTGTTCCTCCTAACGAGTTCACCTTCGTTAAGCTTTTAGGTGCCTCTTCTTTTCTCGGTTTGGAGTTTGGTAAAGTGATTCACAGCAGCGTAATCGTTCATGGAGTTCTGCTGAACGTGGTATTGAAGACATCTCTTGTTGAGTTCTACTCGAGGTTTGCTGAAATGGATGATTCTGTAAGGGTGTTGAATTCGATTGGAGAACAGGATGTGTTTCTTTGGACGTCTGTGGTATCAGGGTTTGCAAGAAACTTGAGAGCCAAGGAAGCTGTTGGTACGTTTCTTCAGATGCGAGGTTCGGGTTTGCAACCGGATAATTTCACGTACACTGCAATGTTGAGCTTATGCTCCTCTGTCCAGTCGTTGGATTTAGGGAAGCAGATTCATTCACTGACGATTAAGGTCGGATTGGAGGACAACACTGACGTCGGAAATGCACTTTTAGATATGTATATGAAATGCTCGGCATCAGAAGTAGAAGCTTTGAGAGTTTTCAGAGCAATGATCTCACCAAACGTCGTCTCTTGGACAACGTTACTCTTAGGTCTTGTTGATCACGGGTTTGAACAAGATTGCTTTGGAGTGTTGATGGAGATGGTAAGACTTGGAATAGAGCCCAATGTTGTCACTCTATCTGGTGTTCTCCGAGCCTGCACCAAACTGAAATCAGTAAGGAGAGTACTAGAGATTCATGGATATCTACAACGACGACACGTAGATGGTGAAATCATCGTAGGGAATTCACTCGTCGATGCATACGCCAGCTCGGATAAGGTAGCTGATGCCTGGAACGTGGCTAAGTCAATGGACAAGAGAGATACTATTACGTACACGAGCTTGGTTACGAGGTTTAACGAGTTGGCCAAGCATGAAATGGCACTAAGTGTCATCAACCATATGCATGGTGATGGAATCAGACCGGATCAGTTCAGCTTACCAGGGTTTATCTCAGCTTCAGCCAACCTGGGAGCTCTTGAAACGGGGAAACATCTTCATTGCTACTCCGTTAAATCAGGGTATTCTAGCTCGGTTTGGGTTTCGAATAGTTTGATTGACATGTACGCTAAATGTGGTAGCTTGGAAGATGCAAAGAGAGTTTTTCAAGAAATAGCTACGCCTGATGTTGTTTCCTGGAACGGGTTGGTCTCAGGTTTGGCATCAAACGGTTGTATTTCTCCAGCTCTATCTGCCTTTGAGGAGATGAGGATGAAAGGAACCGAGCCTGATTCAGTAACATTCCTGATATTGCTCTCTGCTTGTAGTAACGGAAGATTGACCGAGATGGGTCTCGAGTATTTTCAATCAATGGAAAAGATTCATAATATTAAGCCACAGGTAGAGCACTATGTTCATCTAGTTGATATCTTAGGTCGCGCGGGGAGACTCGAGGAAGCAACAGGAGTTCTAGAGACGATGCCGTTGAGACCAAATGCTCTGATCTTCAAAACACTGTTGAGAGCTTGTAGATACCACGGGAATTTATCTTTTGGAGAAGATATGGCTAACAAAGGCTTAGCAGTTGCACCATCTGATCCAGCCTTCTACATTCTTTTGGCAGACTTATACGAAGAATCTGGGAAACCAGAGTTGGCCCAAAAGACTCGAAGTTTGATGAGCCAGAAAGGTTTGAGTAAGAAGCTAGGGAAGAGCTCTGTGGAGGTTCAAGGAAAAGTTCACAGATTTTCCAGTGAGGATGTTAGTACAGTTGAGAAAACGAAGGGGAAGGGGATTTACGCAGAGATAGAATGGATAAAGAGTGAGATCGAAAGGTCAGGCTTTACATACCGAGGTAATGAAAGCGCAAGCTATCACAGCGCAAAGCAAGCTGCTGTGTTTGGTCTTGTGTACACATCAGCACAAACTCCAGTTCATGTTGTTAAGAACAAAATCCTGTGTAAGGACTGCCATGACTTTGTGTCTCTCATCACCCGGTTAGCCGATAAGAATATAACTTTAAGAGATGGGAATCAAGTACATGTCTTCAAGAATGGTAAATGTTCTTGCAAAGGGGAAGAAGCATCATTTGTATTATCATAG